One genomic segment of Clostridium saccharoperbutylacetonicum N1-4(HMT) includes these proteins:
- a CDS encoding efflux RND transporter periplasmic adaptor subunit, with protein sequence MNKKIIAVCLVCFNLFMLSGCSSDNNSTAEIKTYPVKTVELKDESYPISLEYEGLTGGSEVRKLSFKSSARVSKIYVSKGQQVKKGDKLVDLDKTDLDFAANGSKAQMDAASAQYEKAVNGAQAEDINKAQIAVKNAEDNYNYCKDLYNKNLSLYQMHAITKQQLDDIKIKLNGSESELNAARETLKQLQNGTRSEDENVALAQLNAAKADYASKVNLVQDASLIADVDGYVVDILGKEGEMQSAGYPVVLIRSENQVVTVGLSDEDVKKIQIGTKTQVKIDNNTTDGEVMNIVQMADSKSGTYSAEIKLINPIDNNKFYIGQSVKVYISEGEKKGLWIPITSILNDGQDYVFVVENGHAVKKNVTLGQTNENLVNVEGLKNGDKLINEGMKNIKAGYQVSAE encoded by the coding sequence ATGAATAAAAAAATAATAGCGGTTTGTTTAGTATGTTTTAATCTTTTTATGTTAAGTGGCTGTAGTAGTGATAATAATTCAACAGCAGAAATAAAAACTTATCCAGTAAAGACTGTGGAGCTTAAGGATGAGAGTTATCCAATTTCTTTAGAGTATGAAGGGCTTACAGGAGGAAGTGAAGTTAGAAAACTTTCCTTTAAAAGTTCTGCTAGAGTAAGTAAAATATATGTTTCTAAAGGGCAACAAGTAAAAAAGGGGGATAAGCTTGTTGACTTAGATAAAACAGATTTGGATTTTGCAGCAAATGGCTCAAAAGCTCAAATGGATGCAGCTTCAGCACAATATGAAAAAGCAGTAAATGGAGCTCAAGCAGAGGATATAAACAAAGCGCAAATTGCAGTAAAGAATGCTGAAGATAATTATAATTACTGTAAAGATTTATACAATAAAAATCTTAGTTTGTATCAAATGCATGCAATAACTAAGCAGCAGCTAGACGATATTAAAATTAAATTAAATGGCAGTGAAAGTGAGCTTAATGCAGCAAGGGAAACATTAAAACAACTTCAAAATGGAACTAGAAGTGAAGATGAAAATGTGGCACTAGCTCAACTAAATGCAGCAAAGGCTGATTATGCTTCAAAAGTAAACTTAGTTCAAGATGCTTCTCTTATAGCGGATGTTGATGGATATGTTGTAGATATTTTAGGTAAAGAAGGTGAAATGCAGTCAGCAGGGTATCCTGTAGTATTAATTAGAAGTGAAAATCAAGTGGTTACAGTAGGTTTATCTGATGAAGATGTAAAGAAGATACAAATAGGAACTAAAACACAAGTTAAAATTGACAATAATACTACAGATGGAGAAGTTATGAATATAGTTCAAATGGCTGACAGTAAGTCGGGAACTTATAGTGCGGAAATAAAATTAATAAACCCAATAGACAATAATAAATTTTATATAGGTCAATCAGTAAAAGTTTATATTAGTGAAGGTGAAAAGAAAGGATTGTGGATTCCTATTACAAGTATTTTAAATGATGGACAAGATTATGTTTTTGTGGTTGAAAATGGACATGCCGTTAAGAAAAATGTGACCTTAGGTCAAACTAATGAAAATTTAGTAAATGTTGAAGGACTTAAAAATGGAGATAAGCTTATTAATGAAGGAATGAAAAATATAAAAGCTGGATATCAGGTTTCAGCAGAGTAA
- a CDS encoding efflux RND transporter permease subunit has translation MGLINAAIKNKKIVLFLVLITILSGLACYYYIPKQESPDVSSPAAMITTIYPGASPKDVESLVTKKIEDKIEEIDGYDYAESFSQNSASIVIVYLNNDADKDKAWRTLRDKIKDLKADLPNGVEESKIDTNLTQTAGMILSISGDNYSYEQLGNYADDIKKQLGGISGISRFDIKGKQDKQVKVQVDLSKINKSSISLEEVCGVLQAQNVEIPSGSLELATGKIKVQTPGSFTSLKDIENTIVGVSSDTGQTLKLKDIATVSMDYDDDSAYKFTDNGKKAVLLAGYFQDNKNIVLIGDDVRKKLDEIKKQLPQDLTIDEVTFQPKDVDDSVSFFMKNLEEGVVLVVITVLIGMGIRNALVVSSVIPISIALSFIAMEVLGIKVHQISTTALIIALGILVDDAIVIGDVVQVGIDEGLPGDEAAFKGIKKLFVPVFTSTLIIVGAFAPLLSIPGAVGEFISTLPQVVMICITCSYISALFITPAMSSLFFKKSKQPTKENKIQKFFNKLLTYGLSHKIKIIAASLLVLVVSMGLINLLGTQFFPYVDKNVIYIDIANEKVEDINSTGKLVSKVEEVLKEQEEVTSYTSAIGGGMPSFYITLPTVAPAKDVAQIMVKVDLEKTKKFETREKLVEYVQNQLDSKISGGTATVKLLEQAMPIGAPVRLRLTGDDLDKIYAASEQIQEKLKDMSGTTNVRDDAAKKTYEYEVLIDSTKASQYGLLKSDILKQMNIALKGYSSSVYRKSGNEYDILVKSNISSVEDLKNLQVKSSIASNKILLNQVATVKLNSQLDQIKHYKKDKTVTVFSDVKSDYNASDIESKLKAEINKMDLNGVNVLYDGEQNQIETNFTSLGVAGVLTIIIIYLILFVQFKSFVQPFVIIYSLPLSLMGVIIGLIIFDMPLSLTAVMGIISLIGVVIRNAILLVEYIIEGRHEGLSIDEACIHAVSQRFRPIILSSTATITGLIPLAFSNSTLFGPMSVTIIFGLASATFLTFIVVPVMYSLVNNRLEAKKK, from the coding sequence ATGGGATTGATTAACGCAGCAATTAAAAATAAAAAGATAGTTCTGTTTTTAGTGCTAATTACTATCTTAAGCGGTTTAGCTTGTTATTACTATATTCCTAAACAGGAAAGTCCAGATGTTTCCTCCCCAGCAGCAATGATTACAACTATTTATCCAGGGGCTTCTCCTAAGGATGTAGAAAGCTTAGTTACTAAAAAAATCGAAGACAAGATAGAAGAAATTGATGGTTATGATTATGCAGAATCTTTTTCTCAAAATAGTGCATCTATAGTTATTGTTTACCTAAATAATGATGCTGATAAAGATAAAGCGTGGCGTACACTAAGAGATAAGATAAAGGATTTAAAAGCTGATCTTCCAAATGGAGTTGAAGAAAGTAAAATAGATACAAACCTTACGCAGACAGCAGGGATGATTTTAAGTATATCAGGTGACAATTATTCCTATGAACAATTAGGAAATTATGCTGATGATATAAAGAAACAATTAGGTGGCATCAGTGGGATTTCAAGATTTGATATAAAGGGAAAACAAGATAAGCAAGTAAAAGTTCAAGTGGATTTAAGCAAAATAAATAAATCTTCTATTTCTCTTGAAGAAGTATGTGGTGTACTTCAAGCACAAAATGTGGAAATTCCATCTGGATCTTTAGAGTTAGCTACTGGAAAGATAAAAGTGCAGACACCCGGAAGCTTTACTTCACTTAAAGATATAGAAAATACAATTGTTGGGGTTTCCTCAGATACAGGACAAACTTTAAAGTTAAAAGATATTGCAACTGTAAGTATGGATTATGATGATGATAGTGCATATAAATTTACTGACAATGGGAAAAAAGCAGTATTGCTTGCAGGATATTTTCAAGATAATAAAAATATAGTTTTAATTGGTGATGATGTAAGAAAAAAATTAGATGAAATAAAGAAACAATTGCCACAGGATTTAACTATAGATGAAGTTACTTTTCAGCCAAAAGATGTAGATGATTCAGTTTCATTTTTTATGAAAAACCTTGAAGAAGGAGTAGTTCTCGTAGTAATTACTGTTTTGATAGGAATGGGAATTAGAAATGCATTAGTTGTATCTTCGGTTATTCCAATATCAATAGCTCTATCTTTTATTGCTATGGAGGTTTTAGGGATAAAAGTACATCAAATATCAACAACGGCACTTATTATAGCCTTGGGAATACTGGTGGATGATGCTATTGTAATAGGAGATGTTGTTCAAGTAGGCATTGATGAAGGCTTACCAGGAGATGAGGCAGCCTTTAAAGGAATTAAAAAATTATTTGTGCCTGTATTTACCTCTACTTTAATAATAGTTGGTGCTTTTGCTCCTCTTTTAAGTATACCAGGAGCTGTAGGGGAGTTTATAAGTACACTGCCACAAGTAGTTATGATTTGTATAACTTGCTCATATATATCAGCCTTATTTATAACTCCAGCTATGTCATCTTTGTTTTTTAAGAAAAGTAAACAACCAACAAAAGAAAATAAAATTCAAAAATTCTTTAATAAGCTTTTAACTTATGGACTTAGCCATAAAATAAAAATTATTGCAGCTTCTTTGCTTGTTTTAGTAGTATCGATGGGATTAATAAATTTATTAGGAACACAATTCTTTCCTTATGTAGATAAGAATGTTATTTACATAGATATTGCTAATGAAAAAGTTGAAGATATTAATAGTACAGGAAAATTAGTTAGCAAGGTAGAAGAAGTTTTAAAAGAACAAGAAGAGGTTACAAGCTACACTTCAGCTATAGGCGGAGGTATGCCTAGTTTTTATATTACACTTCCTACGGTAGCACCAGCTAAAGATGTAGCTCAAATTATGGTGAAGGTAGATTTAGAAAAGACTAAAAAGTTTGAAACAAGAGAAAAACTTGTTGAGTATGTTCAAAATCAATTGGACAGTAAAATATCTGGAGGAACTGCTACAGTAAAACTTTTAGAACAAGCAATGCCAATTGGGGCACCTGTTAGATTAAGGCTTACTGGAGATGATTTAGATAAAATATATGCAGCTTCAGAACAGATACAAGAAAAATTAAAGGATATGTCAGGAACTACAAATGTAAGAGATGATGCAGCTAAAAAGACTTATGAATATGAAGTGCTTATTGATAGCACAAAAGCATCTCAATATGGTTTGTTAAAATCTGATATTTTAAAACAAATGAATATTGCTTTAAAAGGATATAGCAGCTCTGTATATAGAAAGAGTGGAAATGAATATGATATATTAGTTAAAAGCAATATCAGTTCAGTAGAAGATTTAAAGAATTTACAAGTAAAATCAAGTATTGCAAGTAATAAAATCTTATTAAATCAAGTGGCAACAGTAAAGCTTAATTCGCAGTTAGATCAAATAAAACATTATAAAAAGGATAAGACGGTAACAGTATTTAGTGATGTAAAATCTGATTATAATGCAAGCGATATTGAGAGTAAGTTAAAAGCAGAAATAAATAAAATGGACTTGAATGGTGTAAATGTTCTTTATGATGGAGAGCAAAATCAAATAGAAACTAACTTTACAAGCCTTGGAGTTGCAGGCGTGCTTACTATAATAATAATTTATTTAATTCTATTTGTTCAATTTAAGTCATTTGTACAACCTTTTGTAATAATATATTCGCTGCCATTATCGCTGATGGGAGTAATAATAGGTTTAATAATATTTGATATGCCATTATCATTAACTGCAGTTATGGGTATAATAAGCTTGATTGGGGTAGTTATAAGAAATGCAATACTTCTTGTAGAATATATAATTGAGGGAAGACACGAAGGGCTTTCTATAGATGAAGCTTGTATACATGCAGTAAGCCAAAGGTTCAGACCGATAATATTAAGCTCAACAGCAACCATAACAGGGCTTATACCACTTGCATTTTCTAATAGTACTTTATTTGGACCTATGTCTGTAACTATAATTTTTGGCCTTGCATCAGCAACTTTCCTAACTTTTATAGTTGTCCCAGTAATGTATTCTTTGGTTAATAATAGGCTGGAGGCTAAAAAGAAATAA
- a CDS encoding MarR family winged helix-turn-helix transcriptional regulator produces MDFPSARFKDDAESSTGLLFIRVYNKWHSIITQELRKLGITHPQFVVLTTLNYLSQSDDNVTQVSIAKLADMDVMSTSQIIRGLEKNDFIKRTANPDDSRANSVILLPKGLDMVKTALPVVEKIDDEFFGILQEHESIFRNYLNRLD; encoded by the coding sequence TTGGACTTTCCATCAGCTCGATTTAAAGATGATGCAGAATCTTCAACTGGTCTTCTTTTTATCCGAGTATATAATAAATGGCATTCAATCATTACACAAGAACTTCGTAAATTAGGCATTACTCATCCACAATTTGTAGTGCTTACTACATTAAATTATCTTAGCCAATCAGATGATAATGTCACACAGGTAAGCATTGCAAAACTTGCAGATATGGATGTTATGTCTACATCTCAAATTATCAGAGGCTTAGAAAAGAACGACTTTATAAAGCGAACTGCTAACCCTGACGATAGTAGAGCAAATTCAGTTATTCTTTTGCCAAAAGGGCTTGATATGGTTAAAACAGCCCTTCCAGTAGTTGAAAAAATAGATGATGAGTTTTTTGGTATTTTGCAAGAACATGAAAGTATTTTTCGCAACTACCTTAATCGATTGGATTAA
- a CDS encoding DUF1298 domain-containing protein: protein MLNNNFKSYNVEAWDILQHLFKVNKINDHTLHFVGEFSGKLDLERLRQAVDISIDAFPLIRCVYNETKRKPFWEDKGYTAEDVIEYIEAHDTDEEMIQHVYQEIDEFNGPQLRIKVIQREEKHIMCVLINHMLCDAAGFKDYLYMLSDIHTNIDRKLDYSIAAMGNRKIKQVLKVFSISDKLKIMFSKINMSVNDDSSFDLEGDLNNPFIELRKIDKEKFLRLKAFAKKHDATINDIMLTAYQRVLFQLFGKAISIPCTVDLRKYLLNHKAEGICNLPTNLFCNIGSEVGETFEQTIYKVKQTMDKQKSNNSCVKSLIMLEKVFDIFPNKLARSILEKNFSNPLIAFTNIGIIDKKKIVFGEIEITEAFMTGSIKYSPYFQLAVSTFADKVTLSVNLYGTKADRNKVSDFLDKFIAELQTAM, encoded by the coding sequence ATGTTGAATAATAATTTTAAAAGTTATAATGTTGAAGCATGGGATATTTTACAACATCTTTTTAAGGTTAATAAAATAAATGATCATACCCTTCATTTTGTAGGTGAATTTTCAGGAAAATTAGATTTGGAAAGGTTAAGACAAGCAGTCGATATTTCAATTGATGCATTTCCTTTGATTAGATGTGTGTACAATGAAACAAAAAGAAAGCCTTTTTGGGAAGATAAAGGTTATACGGCAGAGGATGTTATAGAATATATAGAAGCACATGATACTGATGAAGAGATGATTCAGCATGTTTATCAAGAAATAGATGAGTTTAATGGACCACAATTAAGGATTAAAGTGATTCAAAGGGAAGAAAAGCATATAATGTGTGTACTGATAAATCATATGCTATGTGATGCGGCTGGATTTAAGGATTATTTATATATGCTAAGTGATATTCATACTAATATAGATAGAAAATTAGATTATTCTATTGCAGCTATGGGGAATCGAAAAATCAAGCAAGTCCTAAAAGTATTTTCGATTTCAGATAAGTTGAAAATTATGTTTAGTAAAATAAATATGTCTGTGAATGATGATTCGAGCTTCGATTTAGAAGGAGATCTTAATAACCCCTTTATTGAACTTCGTAAAATTGATAAGGAAAAATTCCTTAGGCTTAAAGCTTTTGCAAAGAAACATGATGCAACCATTAATGATATTATGCTTACAGCTTACCAAAGGGTTTTGTTTCAACTATTTGGCAAAGCTATAAGTATACCTTGTACTGTTGATTTAAGAAAATATTTATTAAATCATAAGGCAGAGGGGATATGTAATCTACCTACTAATCTTTTTTGTAATATAGGTTCAGAAGTTGGTGAAACATTTGAACAAACTATTTACAAAGTAAAGCAGACGATGGACAAGCAAAAATCTAATAATAGTTGTGTTAAAAGTTTAATCATGTTAGAAAAAGTTTTTGATATTTTTCCTAATAAGCTTGCAAGAAGCATTCTTGAGAAGAACTTCTCGAATCCACTTATTGCATTTACTAATATAGGAATAATTGATAAAAAGAAAATTGTATTTGGAGAAATTGAGATTACTGAAGCTTTCATGACAGGGTCAATTAAATATAGTCCATATTTCCAATTAGCTGTATCAACCTTTGCTGATAAAGTAACTCTTAGTGTAAATTTATATGGGACCAAAGCAGATAGAAACAAGGTTTCAGATTTTTTAGATAAGTTTATTGCTGAATTGCAAACTGCTATGTAG
- a CDS encoding AraC family transcriptional regulator, with product MKQKVVDMDKVLLDNEFFVFHKIDDSHFMGRPHFHDGFEIHFTLTNETTYYVDGRKFVMDSGAIAIFNSEEIHRVVVDNKKLYERYCILFKPRFIDVLKDNSLDILQVFTNRRKGYNCIQLSELSKEQLVKLFNELINYYQDSESKFQDLKIKVKFIEILIIISELFNNFLEDKKNINYEGNTQFYSLLDYIKNNYMEDSNLDDLANEFYISKSTIIRLFKKNIGMTPTQYLIYIRIMASRNYLEAGYSVKDVAYKIGYKDESSFIKKFKELQGISPKQYMLNLQRKGLKDEKYY from the coding sequence ATGAAACAAAAAGTAGTAGACATGGATAAGGTACTTTTAGATAATGAATTTTTTGTGTTTCATAAAATAGATGATTCTCATTTTATGGGGAGACCACACTTTCACGATGGATTTGAAATTCATTTTACATTAACTAATGAAACTACATATTATGTTGATGGTAGAAAATTTGTAATGGATTCCGGAGCCATAGCAATTTTTAATTCTGAAGAAATTCATCGAGTAGTAGTGGATAACAAAAAATTGTACGAAAGATATTGCATACTATTTAAGCCTCGATTTATCGATGTTTTAAAAGATAATTCCCTTGATATTCTTCAAGTATTCACTAATCGAAGAAAAGGTTATAACTGTATTCAACTTAGTGAATTATCAAAGGAACAATTAGTGAAATTATTTAATGAACTGATAAATTACTATCAAGATTCAGAAAGCAAGTTTCAAGATTTAAAGATAAAAGTAAAGTTTATAGAAATTCTTATAATAATATCTGAACTTTTTAATAATTTTCTTGAAGATAAAAAAAATATAAACTATGAAGGTAATACACAATTTTATTCCTTGTTAGATTATATTAAAAATAATTACATGGAAGATAGTAATTTAGATGATTTAGCCAATGAATTTTATATAAGTAAGTCTACGATTATAAGATTGTTTAAGAAGAATATTGGTATGACACCTACACAATATTTAATTTATATTAGGATAATGGCTTCTAGAAATTATCTTGAAGCTGGTTATAGTGTGAAAGATGTGGCATATAAAATAGGATACAAGGACGAATCCAGTTTTATTAAAAAGTTTAAAGAGTTACAAGGCATCTCCCCGAAGCAATATATGTTGAATTTACAACGGAAGGGGTTAAAAGATGAAAAATACTATTGA